The genomic window TGGCTTCGTTGGGCGTGTAGTCCAGATCACAATCCGGGTCGGGATTGGTCAGATTGATCGTGGGATGCACCATGCCATGCTTGAGCGACATCGCGGCCACGACCGCTTCGATACCGCCGCTAGCCCCCAGCGAATGTCCCAGTGAGGCTTTGGTGCTGCTGATGGCCAGCTGCTGCGCGTGCTCGCCGAACACAGCGCGGATCGCATTGGTTTCGGCCTTGTCTCCCAGCGGCGTGCTGGTGCCGTGGGCGTTGATGTAATCGACATCGGCCGGTTGCAGGCCCGCATTGGCGATTGCCATCCGCATGGCTTGAGCGGCCCCAGAGCCCTGAGGATCGGGTTGGGTGATGTGGCCGGCATCGCAGGAGCAGCCAAAGCCGATGACTTCGGCAATAATTTCTGCGCCGCGAGCTTTTGCGTGTTCCAGTTCTTCGAACACCGAAATTCCGGCGCCTTCGCTGAGCACAAAACCATCTCGCTCGGCATCAAAGGGGCGACTGGCCGCCTGCGGATCGTCGTTGCGTGAGGAGAGGGCTTTCATGTTCTGAAAACCCGCCAAACCGATTCGCGTAATGGCCGCCTCACTACCGCCGGTGAGGATCATTTCCGTATCGCCACGCTGGATATTAAACAGCGCATCGCCCATCGCGTTGGTAGCGCTGGCACAGGCGGTAGCCACGGTATGGTTGGCGCCACGTAGTCCGAAATGGATTCCCAAGTTGCCGCTGGCGGCGTTGAGCATCATTTTGGGCACGGTAAACGGGCTGACGCGGTCGGTGCCCTTGAACAGCATGCGTTCCATCTGGGCTTCGATTTCCCACAGCCCGCCAATGCCGGAGCCCAGGATCGAGCCGCAGCGTGTGGCATCTTCCTGACTGAAATCCAGCCCGGACTGAGCCACGGCTTGATTTGCAGCCAGCAAGGCAAATTGCGAGAAGCGGTCGAGTCGTTTGGCTTCCTTAGACTCCACCACTCCGGCTAGATCAAAATCGGGAATATCGCCGCCGATTCGAATCTTAAAACCGTCGGTATCCAGCATCGACAGCAAATGAATGCCGCTTTCACCGTCCAACAGACGCTGCCAGACTTGCTGGACATCGGAGCCAAGCGGCGTCACGAGGCCCGTACCGGTTATGACCACACGACGCTTCATTCCGAAACCTCAACAGCAAACCAACACAACAAAACAGGGAAAGGATTAGGCGTCGTCGCCTTTTTCCTTCTCGATGAAATCGATGGCTTGGCCGACCTTTTGGATCTTTTCGGCCGCGTCATCGGGGATGCTGATGTCGAATTCTTCTTCCAGCTCCATGACCAATTCCACGGTGTCCAACGAATCGGCACCCAAATCGTTCACGAACGAAGTGTCTTTGGTGATCTTTTCTTTTTCGACGCCAAGCTGCTCGGCAACGATATCAATAACCCGCTCTTCGATTGAGGCCATGGGTCGGCTCTCCAAAAAAATTGGTTGAGGTAAGTTTCAAATACGTGATGATTCGGAAGTGTTTGGACGGAAAGATAGGGGATGCGTGTAAAAGGCGTCAATACACAGAGAGCCCGGCCGCTGCCTAGAAACGCCGAAAAATCCCGGCGGATCAGCAAAACGTGCTCGGCGACCAGCTCCTTGGCTTCGCCTGACTACCAGCACATGCCTCCATCGACGATCAGCGTTTGCCCGGTAATGTAGCTCGCCGCGGGACTGGCCAGGAACAACACGGCCGCCGCCACATCTTCGGGCTGCCCAACCCGGTTGGCGGGAATCCGTTTGCGAACCTCATCCATGACCACGTCGCCCAGTTTGGCGGTCATCTCACTGGCGATAAAGCCGGGAGCCACGCAGTTGACCGTCACCGCTTTATTGGCCAGCTCGCGAGACAGCGACCGCGACAAGCCGATCATTCCGGCTTTGCTGGCCGCATAATTGGTTTGGCCGGGATTGCCCATCACCCCGGAAATACTGGCCATGTTCACGATCCGCCCGTACTTGGCCCGCCGCATGATCGTGGCCGCCGCTCGGCAGCACACGAAACAGCTAGTCAGATTGGTGGTGATCACATCGTCCCACTCTTCGTCGGACATTCCTCGAAGCAATTTATCGCGGGTGATCCCTGCGTTATTGACCAAGATATCCAGCCGCCCACGGCTCTTATGAATCCCCTTAATCGCGTCGGTGGTGCCTTCGCGATCGGTCACGTCACAGCCCACCGCTTCGGCCGATCCACCGGCGGCTTCAATTTCGCGGACCGTATCGGCCAGTTTGTCGACGTTTCTCGCCAAACAAGCCACATGTGCTCCGTTGGCGGCCAACGTCGTGGCCACGGCTTTCCCCAAGCCCTGGGAGGCACCGGTGACGATAGCGGTCTGATCTTTTAAATCGGCAGAGAGCGAAAGTTGCATGGGGGTGTTCTCTAAAGCTGTAAGGAAATCGCGTGACACGACCCTAAAATCAAAATTTCGCTGGTCACAGCGTGTTACGAAACCGGCGAGTCACCAAACCCGTCGGTGGGGAAGCGGCGGACGATCCGCTTAATCGTGCCCTGCAGCACTCGGCCGGTGCCGATCTCCAAAAATCCTTCCACGCCATCGTCCATCATCTGCCGAATCGAGTCTTCCCAGCGGACCGGACTGACGACCTGCTGAGCGAGCAATTGATGGACTTCCGAGCCGTCTCGATGCGCCGCGGCGTCGACGTTGGAATACACCGGCATTGGCATATCCACCGGAGGCATCTCCGACAACGCCTCCTGCAACTGATGCACGGCCGGCTGCATCAACGAGGTATGGAAAGCACCGGCCACCGCCAACGGCAACACCCGCGAAGCGCCAGCCTCTTTGGCGACCGACTCCAATCGCTGCAGCGCCGAGTGATGACCCGAGACCGCAATGTTACCAGGACATAACAAGTTGGCCGGCTGCAGCACTTCGTCATCGCGACGAGCGTCCTCGCAAACCTGCTCCAAGGTCGGCAGGTCCAAGCCCAACACGCTGGCCATCCCGCTCTGCACCTCGTCAGCCGCCTGCTGCATCGCTTCACCACGCCGCTGCACCAGCTTCAACCCGGTCTCAAAGCTCAAGCCGCCGGCGAAACACACCGCCGTGTACTCCCCCAGACTGAGCCCCGCGGCACAGCGCGCCTTAGACACCAATTCCGGCTGCTCCTGACGCAAGACTTCGACCGCCGCCATGCTGGTGACAAACAATGCCGGCTGGGAATGCTTGGTAGCGTTCAAACGGTCCGCCGGACCATTAAAACACAACTCCGCTAAGTCATACCCCAACACCTCGGCGGCCTGACGAAACATCTGCTCGGCCACCGGATAGGTGTCGCACAGCCATTTCCCCATACCAACGTTCTGCGCTCCTTGCCCTGGGAACAAGAAACCCACCGCATCGACGTCCAAAGCCATTGGCAATTTGTCCCCAATCGCAGCCGTATCCGAAGACTACTGCTGTTCCATTTCCACGACGATCCGACCCTGATACGCGCCACACTTCGGGCACACCACGTGAGTCGGCACAGGCGTGCTACACTGCGGGCAATAGGTCAACTGACGGGGTTTGATGCGGTGGTGACTACGACGCTTGCCACTGCGACTGTTGGAATGCTTTCTTTTCGGGACGGCCATCGAAATTCT from Roseimaritima ulvae includes these protein-coding regions:
- the fabF gene encoding beta-ketoacyl-ACP synthase II encodes the protein MKRRVVITGTGLVTPLGSDVQQVWQRLLDGESGIHLLSMLDTDGFKIRIGGDIPDFDLAGVVESKEAKRLDRFSQFALLAANQAVAQSGLDFSQEDATRCGSILGSGIGGLWEIEAQMERMLFKGTDRVSPFTVPKMMLNAASGNLGIHFGLRGANHTVATACASATNAMGDALFNIQRGDTEMILTGGSEAAITRIGLAGFQNMKALSSRNDDPQAASRPFDAERDGFVLSEGAGISVFEELEHAKARGAEIIAEVIGFGCSCDAGHITQPDPQGSGAAQAMRMAIANAGLQPADVDYINAHGTSTPLGDKAETNAIRAVFGEHAQQLAISSTKASLGHSLGASGGIEAVVAAMSLKHGMVHPTINLTNPDPDCDLDYTPNEAKQRPIKVAMSNSFGFGGHNACLVLKRFDD
- a CDS encoding acyl carrier protein, which translates into the protein MASIEERVIDIVAEQLGVEKEKITKDTSFVNDLGADSLDTVELVMELEEEFDISIPDDAAEKIQKVGQAIDFIEKEKGDDA
- the fabG gene encoding 3-oxoacyl-[acyl-carrier-protein] reductase yields the protein MQLSLSADLKDQTAIVTGASQGLGKAVATTLAANGAHVACLARNVDKLADTVREIEAAGGSAEAVGCDVTDREGTTDAIKGIHKSRGRLDILVNNAGITRDKLLRGMSDEEWDDVITTNLTSCFVCCRAAATIMRRAKYGRIVNMASISGVMGNPGQTNYAASKAGMIGLSRSLSRELANKAVTVNCVAPGFIASEMTAKLGDVVMDEVRKRIPANRVGQPEDVAAAVLFLASPAASYITGQTLIVDGGMCW
- the fabD gene encoding ACP S-malonyltransferase, which codes for MALDVDAVGFLFPGQGAQNVGMGKWLCDTYPVAEQMFRQAAEVLGYDLAELCFNGPADRLNATKHSQPALFVTSMAAVEVLRQEQPELVSKARCAAGLSLGEYTAVCFAGGLSFETGLKLVQRRGEAMQQAADEVQSGMASVLGLDLPTLEQVCEDARRDDEVLQPANLLCPGNIAVSGHHSALQRLESVAKEAGASRVLPLAVAGAFHTSLMQPAVHQLQEALSEMPPVDMPMPVYSNVDAAAHRDGSEVHQLLAQQVVSPVRWEDSIRQMMDDGVEGFLEIGTGRVLQGTIKRIVRRFPTDGFGDSPVS
- the rpmF gene encoding 50S ribosomal protein L32 gives rise to the protein MPAVNYQPPWHAQRISMAVPKRKHSNSRSGKRRSHHRIKPRQLTYCPQCSTPVPTHVVCPKCGAYQGRIVVEMEQQ